The Methanomassiliicoccales archaeon region ATGTTCAACGCTTCTTGCGCGGTAGCGATCTCGCCTGCCAAATACTTTGAGATATAGAGATCGAGCTTATCCATGTACTCAAATGCGCCTGGAATCTTCAGGCACGGGAAGCCATGCTGTAACGCATCGAGCTCACTGTTCAGGAATTGATCAATACCGGGCACCTGGGCGCGCCACAGTGGAGAGTTCACGTGAGAGTAGCGGTTTGGATCCCAGCCACTTTCAGGGCTCATAACCCACTTAAGACTTACCGCGCCAGCGCCAAACATGTAGTTAAGTACGGCCCAAGCAGCGTCCTTGTTCTTGCTGTCACGACAAATAGAGGCTACCCACGCGGAGTCCACCAGAGTGTATTGATAATATACACCGTCCTTAACCATGCCTGGTATGGGAGCAATGCCTAGTCTGGGCTCCGGAGGGCTCGCTACCGGCAAAGGAGCGAGTTCTTTGAAACGACGACCTTCATCAGGCCAATGTATCCATATGGCCACCCGACCGTCTTTCATAGTGGCATTAAAGAGCTCGTCCCACTCCCATCCAAGCACACCGGGCGGTGAGTACTTGAGAAGTTCCTTCATGTTCTCCAGGGCTGCCACTGCAGCTGGCGAGTTAATTAAGGGTTCCATAGTCTCAGGATCAAAATAGTGAGGGTTGGGAGCGCTGAAAGGGATGTACCGAAAGAGGTACCAGTAATAGACACGGCCACGTTTAGCCTGATCGGCATAACCGTAAAAGTCTTTGGTCAGAATGCTTCCGGCCAGCTTCTCTCCCTTCTTACGGGTAAAAAACTCTGCCAAGTCTACTATTTGATCCCATGTTTTAGGCGGGTCAGGAAGTTCGTACCCATACCTGGCCTTGAATGCAGCTCTTTCTTCGGGGTTTTCGAAGAGGTCTTTACGGTAATAAAGAAGAAA contains the following coding sequences:
- a CDS encoding extracellular solute-binding protein, giving the protein MKKWLILLCGVLFVGCLAAEKPFEGVTITVAVHSGHHATPWYMEAQNIRERLGITLNVVEISPEEIYSRVLLELTARTGAFDIVQYNSAWIGDFEPYLVPLDDFIIKTGDDFAFGDYLPGFRDFHNMWGGQIYSVTLDGDTFLLYYRKDLFENPEERAAFKARYGYELPDPPKTWDQIVDLAEFFTRKKGEKLAGSILTKDFYGYADQAKRGRVYYWYLFRYIPFSAPNPHYFDPETMEPLINSPAAVAALENMKELLKYSPPGVLGWEWDELFNATMKDGRVAIWIHWPDEGRRFKELAPLPVASPPEPRLGIAPIPGMVKDGVYYQYTLVDSAWVASICRDSKNKDAAWAVLNYMFGAGAVSLKWVMSPESGWDPNRYSHVNSPLWRAQVPGIDQFLNSELDALQHGFPCLKIPGAFEYMDKLDLYISKYLAGEIATAQEALNMVAAEWNKITDRFGRESQKEFYAKLWR